In Liquorilactobacillus hordei DSM 19519, the following proteins share a genomic window:
- the queF gene encoding preQ(1) synthase: MNKTTSPSRKPSELEGVTQLGNQHTSYPQDYTPQVLETFINKHPENDYLVTFDGYEFTSLCPKTGQPDFANVFISYIPTEKMVESKSLKLYLFSFRNHGDFHEDCMNIILNDLYKLMNPKYIEVFGLFTPRGGISIYPFVNRVNPSFSNNEIEQLAFQRKLQFLGNIQNYGRSIR, translated from the coding sequence ATGAATAAAACAACAAGTCCTTCAAGAAAACCTAGTGAGTTGGAGGGCGTAACACAACTAGGAAATCAGCACACATCATATCCTCAAGATTACACACCTCAAGTCCTTGAGACTTTTATAAACAAACATCCGGAAAATGATTATCTTGTTACATTCGATGGTTACGAATTTACGAGCCTTTGCCCCAAAACCGGGCAGCCAGATTTTGCTAACGTCTTTATCTCATATATTCCTACCGAGAAAATGGTTGAGAGTAAGAGTCTTAAATTATATTTATTTAGTTTTAGAAACCATGGTGATTTCCATGAAGACTGTATGAACATCATTTTGAATGACTTATACAAGTTAATGAACCCAAAATATATTGAAGTTTTTGGATTATTTACGCCCCGTGGCGGAATTTCAATATATCCTTTTGTAAATCGTGTAAATCCCAGTTTCTCAAATAATGAAATCGAGCAATTAGCTTTTCAGAGAAAATTACAATTTTTAGGCAATATTCAAAATTATGGGCGTTCAATCAGATAG
- the queC gene encoding 7-cyano-7-deazaguanine synthase QueC: MGQVVLLSGGMDSAVCLALAIRKYGKENIIALAFSYGQKHSREIQNAQNVANYFDVKIVVANIDAQIFQGSSSTLLQGNGPIEHRSYGEIIKESGEGTVDTYVPFRNGLMLSQAAALAYSQELAEVSYGAHSDDAAGSAYPDCSPLFFESMAKAISAGTGGNVTLVAPLIRNNKAGVVKMGIKLSVPFELTRSCYETDSVSCGQCGTCRDRIEAFKKNGLKDPIEYAIKIEWNKD; the protein is encoded by the coding sequence ATGGGACAAGTTGTATTACTGTCAGGTGGAATGGACTCTGCTGTTTGTCTTGCACTGGCAATTAGAAAGTATGGTAAAGAAAATATTATTGCATTAGCATTTAGTTATGGACAGAAACATTCTAGGGAGATTCAAAATGCACAAAACGTAGCTAATTATTTTGATGTAAAAATAGTAGTTGCAAATATTGACGCTCAAATCTTCCAAGGTTCAAGTTCAACATTACTTCAAGGTAATGGACCAATTGAACACAGGAGTTATGGTGAAATTATTAAAGAAAGTGGTGAGGGAACAGTTGATACATATGTTCCGTTTAGGAATGGATTGATGCTCTCACAAGCTGCTGCACTGGCATACAGCCAAGAATTAGCAGAAGTTTCATATGGAGCTCATTCGGATGATGCCGCTGGAAGTGCATATCCAGATTGTTCACCACTTTTCTTCGAATCAATGGCAAAAGCAATTTCTGCAGGAACAGGTGGGAACGTTACTTTAGTTGCACCTCTGATTAGAAATAATAAGGCTGGTGTAGTTAAAATGGGGATAAAACTAAGCGTTCCTTTCGAATTAACCCGCTCATGTTATGAGACTGACAGTGTATCTTGTGGTCAATGTGGGACATGTCGTGATCGCATTGAAGCATTTAAAAAAAATGGATTGAAAGATCCAATTGAATATGCAATTAAGATTGAATGGAATAAGGATTAG